A segment of the Candidatus Nitrososphaera gargensis Ga9.2 genome:
AGGGCGTACAGATAGTAGTTGCGACGCCCGGCAGGCTTATCGACCACATCAAGCAGGGCTCGATAATACTTGACGATGTCAAGTTCGTGGTGCTCGACGAGGCAGACAGGATGTTGGACATGGGCTTTATCGACGACATCAAATTCATCCTGTTCTACGTGAACGAAGACAGGCAGACTTGCTTGTTCTCTGCGACAATGCCCCCGGAGATCCTGAGGCTGGCAGAGGAGTACATGAAGCGCGACGAAATCGAGCACGTGAGGCTCAACGAAGAAGAGATCACGCTTGACACCATCGACCAGTCTTACCTCGTGGTTGAAGAGCGCGAGAAATTCAAGCACCTGTGCAACTTTATCAGGCAGAACAAGGACAGCAAGGCGCAGACCATAGTGTTTGCAGCGACAAAGCAGCGCGCCGACAGGATTGCGTACAACCTCAGGCGCGAAGGCTTTAGCGCAGTCACCATCCACGGCGACCTGTCGCAAAGGCAGCGCGATAACGCGATGCACAAGTTCAGGAAGGGGACCGAAGACATCCTCGTCGCGACAGACATTGCGGCAAGGGGAATCGACGTCCCGGCTGTAGGTCACGTCATCAACTACGACGTGCCAGACGACCCCAACGTGTACTTCCATAGGATCGGCAGGACAGCGAGGGCCGGCGCTGAAGGCAAGGCAATATCTCTTGTCTCAAACGACAGGATTGCCGACTTTGACCGCATCCTGGCGCAAACTCAGCTGCCGATACGCAAGCTCAATGACGAAATGGGAATTGTCGTCCCAGTGGTGGCGCAGCGCCAGCCGCAGTCGTATGGCGGTGGTGGAGGATATCGCAGGCGCGGCGGCTATGGTGGCGGTGGAGACAGGGGATACCGCGGTGGCGGAAGACGCTACGGCAGTGATGGCTATGGCGGCTACAGGCGCGGCGGAGGCCACAGAGGCTACGGTGGCAGCGGAAGCGGCTACCGAGGCGGTGGCGGAAGACGCTACGGCAATAACAACTACTACTAGCAGCGGGCACACCATTTTTAAGGCCCGCAGGCTCTCTATTTTTTAATGTCTTTTGGCGTCGATACTCTCGGAGGGCTAGCCGAGAAGCTAAAGCAGCTGGTCAACGACACCCAGAACTTGTACGAGTCATTTATCGACGCAAACCAGCTCTACAAGCAGGGCAAGATGGGCGACAAAGAGTTCTTTTCAAAGATAGGCGAGTACCTTGTTGCAATGTCTGCGCTGAATTTTCTTGCCGTGCGCGTGATATTGGAAATGAAGACTGCTATGGAGAAAGGCACGTCCATCAAGAGCCCGACAGGCACAAGCTCGTACCCGTCAGCAGCCCCGCAGGCAGGTTTTGGCATAGGCGGCTTTGTGGGCACAGGCGGCTCGGTTGGTCCGGCAGCTGCGGCGGGCGGCGAATACACCCTTCCTTCTCCACAAGAGCCGGCGTTCAAGCCTGTCGACATCGAATTGCCAAAAACTAAAGCAGGCAGCAGCAACACCAAGAACTGCATCGTCTGCGATGCATTAATACCGGCGCAGGCCAAGTTCTGCAGCAAGTGCGGCAGGTCGCAATAATTAATAGCCACTTTTAGCCACTCATTGGCAATGGCAAAGGCGTTCAACGGCAGGGCCGCCACAGAGGAATACATGTCGACCCACTCACTCACATTTTCCACCCCCGAGATGACTCTGAGAAAGTTTGCGCTGTGGCTTGGCGAACAAGTAAACCTGCCTGGCGGCGAGCGCGGGCCGCGGCTCTTGCTCTACGTTGAAGAAAAGGGTGCCAAGAAAGAGTCAGAGCTTGCGCCGGACATTGACGACTCGTTTAGGCCAAGTGGGGCCGTGACTGAAATGTACGGCGGGATCGAGTCTGCTGCACCCACGGAAGCAATGACGCCACCGCAACTGACGCCGCTTGATAGAGAGACGCTAGAGCCCGAGACAAAATTCTGCACCAGCTGCGGCAACAAGCTGAAGGCAAACGCAAAGTTCTGCACAAAGTGCGGAAGCGCGCAGGGCTAGCTATCTATCTTTTTTCCTTTTGCTTTTCCTTCTCCTTCATCCTCAGGTAGCACTCGTTGCACACTGTTTTTGAAAACAGGAAGTTGAGCGAGTAAAACCTGACCCTGCCGCAAAACTCGCAGGTGCGCATGCCATATTGCTTGAGAAGCCCACGAATAAATATAGTGTATAGCGAATATCATTCAGCAGGTTGAAGCTGGTCATAACGGGCAACCCCGGCGTCGGCAAGCACACAAGCGCCAAGATAATCGCGGGAAAAATAGGTGCCGAAGTAATTGATATCAACAGGGTAGCCATAGACGACAACGCGATTGCAAAAAAGACCGAGCGCGGCCTTGAAGTCGATGTCAAAAAGCTGGATGGGCTGCTAGCCAATTTGCTAAAGACAAGAAATGACCAGATAGTTGTAGGGCACCTTGCTCCCTATGTGTTAAAGCCGGCCGCTGGCATCAGCATGGTGGCTGTGTTGCGGCGATCACCGTACGAGCTTGAAAAGACGCTTGAGAAGAGGGGATACAGAGCAGAGAAAATCAAAGAGAATTTGGCAAGCGAGATCCTAGGTGTGTCGCTCTATGACTCGTTAAAAATCTTTGGCAGGCGCAAGGTCGTTGAGTTTGACACTACCGGCAAGACTCCGGATCAGACTGCAAATGAAATTATGCGCGCCTTGCGCAAAAAGCCAAAACCTGCAGGAATAGACTGGCTTGCATTGGTGTCAGAGCGCGGCGACATGCAAAGGTTCTTTGAATACTGATCATCATCCTGTTTGGGTATTTCCTTATAACAAGATCAGGTGATAATAATATAGTAGTTGTCAAAAAGGTGGTTCCTGCCTGTCTTGCTGAGTAGTGCAGTACTAGCTTTAGCACAGCCGGTCTATGGACAATGTATACAGGACGAGGACTGACCCGAAAAGCCATGTCTTGATATGCCGCCATATTCGAAATCCTACTTGAAAGCTGTCTGGGAGGAATACTATAAGTACAAGGGCAAGGACTGGATGGAGATGAAAAAAGCAGAGATGGATCAGGCGATCAGGGATGGAACTTTGAGGGAATGGGTAGAATATCGCAGTGAACCGAACAATTTCGCCAACTACAATGTTTATTCCTATTACTACCTGAATGATCAGGCTCCAAGCATTTCCTGGTACTCTTTTGAAAGAAATGACTTTGAACCAGTGATCACATACTGGCATGTTAACCCTGCTGGGATGGTTACGCTGGCCGGAATTGGCGTAGCCGGCACAATTGCGACATTATATGTATTTAAGAAGACCAGATAGAAGCAATAGCATGAGCAGGGCGCGCATGAGCGACGCGGCAATCAAGACAAAGACGGGCAAGGACTGGCAGCAGTGGTTTGAAATTCTCGACAAGGCCGGTGCGATGAAAATGAGCCGCAGAGATTGCCGAATACTTATATGATAAGCGCGGCGTGCCCGGCTGGTGGTGCCAGATGGTAACAGTCACATACGAGCGAGAGCAGGGATTGCGCAAAAAGCACTAGAGGCCGGACGGCTACTCGGTGAGCGCAAGCAGGACGTTTGAAGTCCAGATCAGCGTTTTGTGCAAGCACTGGAACGATGAAAAGTTGCGTAGGCAGTGGCTCAAAGACGAATTTACCGTCAGAAAGGCAACCGCGAACAACTCGATGCGCATAACTTGGAAAGACGATACGAACGTCGAAGTATACTTTTGCAGCAAGGGCGCTTCAACAAGCCAAGTGGCAGTGCAGCACAGCAAGCTTGCAAGGCTGGCTCTAGTTGAGCGCACAAGATCGCAATGGAAGGCTGCGCTTGAGCGCCTGTCACGCGTGCTCTGATACAAAAATTCGTATATATACTACCAGAAAGATACCAATCAAGTAATGGCTGCAGTTGTTACTCGCAAATTTGGAGAGGAGACGCTCCAGTTCCTTGGAAAAAAAGTCTCCGTAGAAACTTCGGATCAAAAAGTTTACAACGGCACTCTTGCCGGAATTGACGAAAAGCTCGATGTCGTGCTTGACAACGTGGAAGGCCGCGGCATCCTAAAGGTCATTATCAACGGCGCGTTTGTCAAGGAAGTAAGGCTGATGGAAAAGCCGTTTGACTTCAAGGCTCTCGCAGAAAGGCTGTCAAGGGTCTTCCCCGGCCTTGTCAAGATAAGGGAGGACGTGGGCGCCATTATTGTCATGGACAAGATAAAGGTGACCCAGTCCGGTGTCGAGGAAGGCTCTGGGCTGGCCGCAGACAGGGTCAGGTCTATCTACGACGAGTTCATGAGGGAGACGACAAAGAGGTAGTGTTGTGTTTGTGTTCGAGGTCCGGTACTCGGATCTGGCGGCCCGCGTAGGGAGGCTCGAGACTCCGCACGGAGTCGTTGAGACGCCGGCCTTTGTCCCTGTTGTGCATCCGGTAAGGCAGACGGTCAGCACCCAGTTTTTGAAGAAAATGGGCTTTGGTATTGTGATTACGAACGCCTACATTACGCTCAGGCACTATGGCGACGAGGCACGCAGGCGGGGCATACATGACATCATCGGCTACGACGGCGCAGTCATGACTGATTCGGGCGGCTATCAGGTGCTCGAATACGGCTCCGTCGAAGTCGAGCCGGCAGCGATGGCGCAGTTTGAAAAGGACATCAGGAGCGACATACCGATCCCGCTTGACAAGCCAACAGGCTACGGCCTTGACTACGAAAGGGCCAAAGAGTATGTCGCAACCACTCTGAAAAATTCACAGGAAACCCTTGATGTTGTTGGAAATACGGACGCGATCTGGGTCGGCCCTGTGCAGGGCGCAGAGCACTCTGATCTGGTAGAACATTCTGCAAGGGAGCTTGGCAGGATGGGGTTCAAGTTGATGGCGCTTGGAAGCCCGGTCGAACTGATGGAAGCTTATGAATTTGCGACGCTTGCACGCATGATAGTAGCCGCCAAAAAAGTCATCCCTGCCAAGCCCGTCCACCTCTTTGGGGCCGGCCACCCGCTCACTATTCCGCTTGCAGTCGCGCTAGGCTGCGACATGTTTGACTCTGCCTCTTACATGCTGTACGCCAAGGACGGCAGGTACATGACCCCAAACGGGACTGTCAGACTTGACGAGCTTGTCTACCTGCCGTGCCAGTGCCCGGTGTGCTCCTCTCATAGTCTGCAGGAGCTGCGCGGCATGAATGGGGACGAGCGCGTAATCGAGGTTGCAAAGCACAACCTTCACGTGCTCAAGGCCGAGGTGGACGCAGTCAAGCAGGCGATAATGGATGGCAGGCTGTGGGAATATGTCATGCAAAAGGCGCGGGCGCACCCAAAGCTGATGGAGGCGGTGCAGCTCTTCAAGGACATCGAAATGCTAGAGAGCGGAACGCCGCTCTTCAAGGAAAGGGCAATCTTTTTCTACGATCCAATAGACCAGCATAGGCCAGAGGCAAAGAGGTTCAGGAGGGCTGCCGCAGGGTTCCAGTCGTCAAAGAAAAAACTGGTTCTGTGCCCTGAAGGCGAGGTCCACCCTTTCTATTCTACCAGAAGCTACAGAGAGATCGTGAAAAGGTTACCTGATGCGCAGGTCTGCAGCTACAGCCCGTTCCTTGGCATAATCCCGGCCGAGATATCGGACATTTTCCCGGCAGCGCACAACCTTGCCACAAGATATGGCCACAGGCCGGAGGACTATCCCACGTTCATCGAATCGTTGAAAGAGTTCGTGAAGAAATTTGAGCAGGTGACGATTATAGCCGACGACTTTATGGAGCAGGCTGCAAAAGCTGCAAGGCTAAATGCCCGGCTCGTCAATGATATCTCGGCGCTTTGACTACTACTTACGCTGACGCCATAAAGCTGCAAAAAGAGGTTGCCAAAAAGGTAGTTGCAAAAGACGATTTTGGCGAAATAAACCGTATCTGCGGAGTTGACGTTGCATACAGCGGCGACACTGCTTATTGCTCTGCAGTGGTAATGGATAGAAATTTGCAACTATTGGAATCAGTCCATGCAGAAACCGTGGCAACGCACCCCTATGTCTCGGGGCTCTTGATGCTGAGAGAGGCCGAGCCAATCTTTCATGTGCTCAAGAAGCTAAAGAGTGTTGATTATGACCTGTTGATGGTCGATGCCCACGGGCAGTTGCACCCAAGAAAGTGCGGGCTTGCGTGCTATGTCGGGGTCACGCTTGACAAGCCCACCATAGGAGTTGCAAAAAGCCATCTGTGCGGGACTGCCCGGCCTGACGGCTTTGTAGAGCTTGGCGGCGAAGTCCTTGGCTGCGTCATTGGCAAGAAGAAAAGATTGTACGTCAGCGTCGGCCACAGGGTTAGCCTAGAGACTGCAGTCGCGATTGTGAAAGAGCTTGGCATCGAGCCTTTGAGGCTTGCAGACATCAATTCCAAGGCGCAAAAAAGGAGGAAGGGGCTCAGGCCTTGACTGTCATTGGCTGCTCCTCTACCTTCTCCAGCTCGGGTTCCTCTGTAGGTACCACGTTCTTCAGTTTGCCCCTTTGCTTGTGCTCATAATACATGTAGTCGCACATATCAGACAGATAATGCGAAGCATAGCAGATAAGGCTTTTCGTGTAGTAGGTTTCTATTAGCAACAACAAATCTGGTTGTTTTGTAGCATCATCAAAAACATGGGATTCCAAATATTACCAGATAGCTGAAAGCTACAAGACAGGGAGTAGTTACGATCACTGCGCGACGGACCTGCTGTGTCTTGGCGAAAAAATATCCAATAATTGAGGTAGGAGTTACCAGTGCCAATGTGACGCCAATGAAATATGGTGTCAAGTTAGTTAAAGATCATGATGCTTCATGCATCTTTCTTTTTGTAATGCCATAGTATAAGTCGGATCTTGCAGTTAAGATTTTCTCAAATTCCTTTTGGACAAGTTTGCATCAAGGTTCAGCAAGGCTGATTTGCGAACAGATGGTAAACAATAACACCATGACAATGACTATGGCTGCAGATGCACGCTCCTCTGGATATGTCACCAAGAGCAGCGCGTGGTCTAACAGGTTCATAATAGCTGCCATAGTTCAGGGCGCGGTAATCACTGGGCTTACACTGGCCGTCGTCGCTGCGCAGATGCTAACTTCGGGGGTTAACATCATCCAGTTCCTTTCGCTATCATTTGAAGGTCCGGCAAAATGGTTCTTCCTCGGGTACATCTTTTACCTGATACTGGTGGTGGCCATAGCAGTAACAGCTGTCTTTTACAGCCACCTTGAAGTAAGTATGGGAAGGCAGATCCGGGGTTTCAGATCTGTCCTTGCGTGGATACACTTTGCAGGCATGAACGTCGGCGGAGCCGTTACCACGATCGCCATGATATTCGCAGGTCTTGCAGGCTCGGGAATACTTGGCATTATCCTGGGCGGGAGCGATTCGCTACAGCCAAACACTGCAATAATGGAGCAATTCGTACCCATAATCGCGGCCTTTACAGGATTGCTGAGCATAGGAGTGCTTGCAGGCGGCCTAGCTTACATCCTGACGTATCTGCGGAAAAATTAGCCTGAACTTTTGTCATTGTAATATAGTTGAAGAAAATAAAAATGAAAAAAAGGAAAGAAGTTCTTTTTCTTTCGTCCGGGACTTAACCTTCTTCCCAGCCCTTGCTGAACACACCGTTCTTGTGTAGAGGGACTGGCTGTCCTGCCGTGTATTCCATCGGCCTCATCCAGAAGATAGCATGTGTCGGGCATACGCCTACACAAGCACCGTCTGAGATACATCTTTCTGGATAAAAGACGAACGCCTTACCCCTCTTCCATCCTTCGACTGGTTTTACCCTGAGAACGTCCGGGCCGAGGGCAGTGCAAATCTCTACACAGAGTGCACAGCCAATGCATCTTTGCTCATCGACGTCTGGAAGTATAGCAATTGGCATCTATAATTCACTTAGACGTCAGTATTGTTCGAAACTATTTAAACCCTATGGGTACTGCAAAACGCTGTTATAACATACACATATACGCGCATCCGGCAAGCGCGCTTGCGCTAACGAGCTGGAGAAAATAAAGGAAAAGAGAAAGGAAGAATTGTTATTTTATTTGTTCATGCGGAGAACATCGACTTGGCCGCTGTGTAGCCAATCCTTCAGCTCTTCATGAGTTGGCTTGGCATCGTGCTTGCCTGCCAGATGAAGATGCAAAAGGACATAGTTTATCTGGTTGAGCAACGGTTTGTTTGCTTCGTCGCCCTTGCGAGCCTTTGTCTTCAAGTCAGCTGGAACAGTTCTCCACCAGTCATCAAATTTCCTAACCATACCACCAAAGTGAAAACCGAACTTAATAAGCGTTTTGGGTTCTTGCAAACGCCGTTATATAGCAATCGCGACGGATTCCACAATGCATTAGAAATATAGGGATTTAATTTGGAAACAAAAGCTTGTGCCTTTCGCGATTCAGGAATTGCAGGGAGCATACAAAGCTTATCAGCAGTTTCTTGCCCGCAGGCCGCCTGCCCACCATGCCCGCTACATCTTCCCATTTTTCGCTGGCTCGTATTTTGCGTATCGCAAGGTCGACGTAGAGAGGGTGACAGCCATCGCCAAGTCGATCTCACCAGACCCAAGCTATGTAGACGTTGGATGCGGGTATGGCGACTTTCTTGAGAAGGTGCGCACGCGCCTGCCGAACGCTACTGGCATCGAAAAGGAAGGAGGCATCTTTTACGCTTTTCAGATCCCCAAGCCCGACTACATCCAGCTGGTGCCTGTTGAAGGGTTGTCCCAGCCGGTAGACTTGGCGTTTGTGGGCTGGATGGAGCCGGGGCAGGACTTTCGCAGGCCCGTGGCACGATGGGCAAAGTGCGTGGTCACAACCTTTGACGCTGGCGGCCAGTGCGGGATAAATGGCGGCTGCGAATACGACGAATTTGGCTACAAGCGCATAGCGTGGTGGAGGACGCCTTCGTGGATAGACGTCAACGCAGAGCTCATGAACCGCTATTACACGCCTTCACTTGACGCTGCAAAGAAAGAGCAGCTTGCCAAATTGCGCACTGCGCACAACTTTTGGTATGTCTATGCAAGGCCCGACGTTGCGAGTAGAATCAGGTCTGGCCTGAAGGCGCAGCTGAATAAGGAAGATGCAGGTGACAGGTACGATTTTGAGTCGGTGCTTGACGAGTGCGGCTTCCACTACAAAGAGGAGCTTCCGGCGCTTGCAGGCAACAGAAAACTATGGGAAGTGATATTTGATTAACCATGCCGTTCAACGTCGAGGACCTGCGCAAGGCAAGGCAGGCACTGGCGCAGTTCAAGTCAGCTGCCGTGTCGCCGTACCATGAGCGCTACATCTTTCCATTCTTTGCTGGTTCCTATTTTGCCTACCGCAAGGTCGACGTGCTGCGCGTCGTCGCAATCACCCGGGCGATCTCCAACAATCCTAGCTACCTTGACGTCGGCTGCGGCTACGGCGACTTTTTGAAGCATGTGAGGGAGTTCCTGCCAGATGCCGAGGGGATGGAAAAGGAAGGCGGGATCTTTTACGGCCTTGGCATTGAAAAGCCAGAATACATCAGGATAGCAGACGCGCACTGGATAGATAGGAAATATGACCTTGTTTTTGTAGGCTGGATGGAGCCGGGG
Coding sequences within it:
- a CDS encoding DEAD/DEAH box helicase, whose protein sequence is MTKTFEELGLSAQLTRALSENGFEAPFPIQEAAIPLVLEGKDVVGQAHTGTGKTAAFGLPILQKIKPDGPLQALILAPTRELAVQVTTEIKRFAKYTGVRTVAIYGGQSINVQLDKLKQGVQIVVATPGRLIDHIKQGSIILDDVKFVVLDEADRMLDMGFIDDIKFILFYVNEDRQTCLFSATMPPEILRLAEEYMKRDEIEHVRLNEEEITLDTIDQSYLVVEEREKFKHLCNFIRQNKDSKAQTIVFAATKQRADRIAYNLRREGFSAVTIHGDLSQRQRDNAMHKFRKGTEDILVATDIAARGIDVPAVGHVINYDVPDDPNVYFHRIGRTARAGAEGKAISLVSNDRIADFDRILAQTQLPIRKLNDEMGIVVPVVAQRQPQSYGGGGGYRRRGGYGGGGDRGYRGGGRRYGSDGYGGYRRGGGHRGYGGSGSGYRGGGGRRYGNNNYY
- a CDS encoding zinc ribbon domain-containing protein encodes the protein MSFGVDTLGGLAEKLKQLVNDTQNLYESFIDANQLYKQGKMGDKEFFSKIGEYLVAMSALNFLAVRVILEMKTAMEKGTSIKSPTGTSSYPSAAPQAGFGIGGFVGTGGSVGPAAAAGGEYTLPSPQEPAFKPVDIELPKTKAGSSNTKNCIVCDALIPAQAKFCSKCGRSQ
- a CDS encoding zinc ribbon domain-containing protein; the protein is MAKAFNGRAATEEYMSTHSLTFSTPEMTLRKFALWLGEQVNLPGGERGPRLLLYVEEKGAKKESELAPDIDDSFRPSGAVTEMYGGIESAAPTEAMTPPQLTPLDRETLEPETKFCTSCGNKLKANAKFCTKCGSAQG
- a CDS encoding adenylate kinase family protein produces the protein MKLVITGNPGVGKHTSAKIIAGKIGAEVIDINRVAIDDNAIAKKTERGLEVDVKKLDGLLANLLKTRNDQIVVGHLAPYVLKPAAGISMVAVLRRSPYELEKTLEKRGYRAEKIKENLASEILGVSLYDSLKIFGRRKVVEFDTTGKTPDQTANEIMRALRKKPKPAGIDWLALVSERGDMQRFFEY
- a CDS encoding Lsm family RNA-binding protein, with the translated sequence MAAVVTRKFGEETLQFLGKKVSVETSDQKVYNGTLAGIDEKLDVVLDNVEGRGILKVIINGAFVKEVRLMEKPFDFKALAERLSRVFPGLVKIREDVGAIIVMDKIKVTQSGVEEGSGLAADRVRSIYDEFMRETTKR
- the tgtA gene encoding tRNA guanosine(15) transglycosylase TgtA is translated as MFEVRYSDLAARVGRLETPHGVVETPAFVPVVHPVRQTVSTQFLKKMGFGIVITNAYITLRHYGDEARRRGIHDIIGYDGAVMTDSGGYQVLEYGSVEVEPAAMAQFEKDIRSDIPIPLDKPTGYGLDYERAKEYVATTLKNSQETLDVVGNTDAIWVGPVQGAEHSDLVEHSARELGRMGFKLMALGSPVELMEAYEFATLARMIVAAKKVIPAKPVHLFGAGHPLTIPLAVALGCDMFDSASYMLYAKDGRYMTPNGTVRLDELVYLPCQCPVCSSHSLQELRGMNGDERVIEVAKHNLHVLKAEVDAVKQAIMDGRLWEYVMQKARAHPKLMEAVQLFKDIEMLESGTPLFKERAIFFYDPIDQHRPEAKRFRRAAAGFQSSKKKLVLCPEGEVHPFYSTRSYREIVKRLPDAQVCSYSPFLGIIPAEISDIFPAAHNLATRYGHRPEDYPTFIESLKEFVKKFEQVTIIADDFMEQAAKAARLNARLVNDISAL
- a CDS encoding endonuclease V: MTTTYADAIKLQKEVAKKVVAKDDFGEINRICGVDVAYSGDTAYCSAVVMDRNLQLLESVHAETVATHPYVSGLLMLREAEPIFHVLKKLKSVDYDLLMVDAHGQLHPRKCGLACYVGVTLDKPTIGVAKSHLCGTARPDGFVELGGEVLGCVIGKKKRLYVSVGHRVSLETAVAIVKELGIEPLRLADINSKAQKRRKGLRP
- a CDS encoding 4Fe-4S dicluster domain-containing protein; its protein translation is MPIAILPDVDEQRCIGCALCVEICTALGPDVLRVKPVEGWKRGKAFVFYPERCISDGACVGVCPTHAIFWMRPMEYTAGQPVPLHKNGVFSKGWEEG